In Panicum virgatum strain AP13 chromosome 5K, P.virgatum_v5, whole genome shotgun sequence, the genomic window AGATGTCATTTCTCGGACCGCATTCAGCAGCAGCTACCTTGAAGGAAGAAGAATTTTCCAGTTACAGGCTGAGCAAGCTGAGCGTCTTATGAAGAGCTTTAAGAAGATTGTCATTCCCGGCTACATGTAAGTTAGCACTGGTCGAATTTCATTACCCccacaccaaaaaaaaaaagttgatgcTCACAAGGATTTACTCATTTGACAGTGGTGGCCATTTGAAACATTGATTGATCCTAAATTCAAGCTATGAGGTTCTGCTAGACTGAACATGTTTCCTGGTTGCCATTTCCAGGCTGTTGCCAACTGAAAACAACCGAAAGATGCACAGAAACAACAAAGAGATCAAAACAATTCTTCGAGATTTAATTGGGAAAAGAATTCAAGCTATGAGGGAAGGCGAGAGCACAAAAGATGACTTACTGGGCCTGTTGCTGGAGTCAAGCATGAGAGAGACAGGCGGGAGTGGCCAATCCGGCATGGCCATGACGATCGAAGATGCCATCGAGGAGTGCAAGCTATTCTACTTCGCCGGAATGGAGACCACGTCAGTGCTGCTCACATGGACAATGGTCGTGCTGGGCATGCACCCAGAATGGCAGGACCGTGCAAGAGAGGAGGTGGTTTCTTTGTTTGGGAAAAACAAGCCTGACCTTGAGGGCTTGAGCCGCGTCAAAACTGTGAGCACTCTTTCACATACAACTCGATCTCTTTGCAGCAATGACCATGCTATGCAACCTGAATTGTAAAATCTTGCTGATTTGTTGGGTTGATGACTTGATGTGCAGGTGACCATGATCCTTTACGAGGTTCTCCGGTTGTACCCACCGGCCATTGCATTTACCAGGAAAACGTACAAGGAGATGGAGATAGGAGGAATCGTGTACCCTGCCGGTGTGATTGTTGAGCTGCCCGTGCTCATGATCCATCACGACCCTGATATTTGGGGGAGCGACGCGCACGAGTTCAAGCCGGACAGGTTCTCCGAGGGGATCTCCAAGGCGTCCAAGGACCCTGGCGCGTTTCTCCCGTTCGGCTGGGGGCCACGCATCTGCATCGGCCAGAACTTCGCGCTGCTTGAGGCCAAGATAGCGCTGTGCATGATCCTTCAGCGATTTGAGTTCGAGCTCGCGCCATCGTACTCTCATGCGCCACATACTGTGGTGACAGTGCACCCTATGCATGGTGCACAGGTTAAGCTCAGGGCAATATGATCATGAGACAATACCTACTGCTACTACTTCAAGTATGTTTGGGAGAAACTACAACTTTAACTGTCATGCTTTTTACTGTGGCTTCAAGAATGTATAGGGTTGTTGACGTcttttacgggccaacacacgatcgcgctaggtcgcgcgacgcgaggaggagctccttgcagcacctcctgcgtggagcggtcagaccggtcagagggaccggtcagaccggatgcCGTGCACAACGGCgacgatccgacgaacgctcgcctgGGAGagaccccgtcggggcaagcacgtgtagggttgccctaggctcggcaggccagctagggcgtcctcaaacgccatggagacgagagaagaacagcatgtcgaggttggaaaagtaggatAACGAGGAAGAAAGGTAAAAACAATAAGGATAAATgtatttgattgattcgattgggttctCCCTTctatcggccgtgaccctttatatttatagggtggggaagacttaccccgcaagaaattctgtttacagatctaaatctattaagaactctaattgtactcggactcctcctagaccggttggtcatgccagaccgtctacagatgcctagaccggtcagaccgcctggacacaccagtcagaccggtctgttcaggttactgccaattttggtcgtcaacatatgcccctaTTCTTTGGCAAAGTTTGCGTGCCAAAAAACACTTCTctgaaccaaaattgtctaagggcgacgaTTAACAATACGTCGGCCATATATTATATTTAAACATGCTAAAATAGCCGAACTAAGAGAACTAGCATGTAATAATTTCTAGCTTACGATCAGCAAACTATTTCGGCTTTACATTCCTTAGCATGTTCAATAACAAAAATCTTGAGACGGCCAATGCGGCCGATTATACAAATCATAGCTCCTTGGTAAAGTATAAAACTGATAATCATAATATGGAAGCCAAGGATTATGACCAAACCATGGATTAAACAAACCTGAATATGCGGACCATGGTACGTGCATCGACGGGATGAATGACGAAGACCAATACGATGAccgttgatgctttcttgatcttggtgaTGAAGAACTCCTTTTTCGTTTGCCTTCCAATTGATTGTTTTGTTTTTGCGCATATATCTTCTTGTATTTATCTagaagctcctcaaaggtcggcttgatcctattttttgcaccaccagactttccaggttcagaccgatctgacgaaccggtcagaccggtcctgtcagAACCGATATAGATGCTCTTATCTTACCTCCCAGCCGAACTTGAACATTGTTCGACTATATTGTTTGAACCATGATCATCATGGAGGACAATTTCATCAATTGAGTTAACCGATTGCTCTTCAACAACCGGCTTTTCTTTATCTAGTGTTaaatctgaatttttatttAACCTACCAACCCTTTTGACACGGTAGACTTGTTTGATCACCTTATGCTTATTTTTCTGCATAGACCGATCTCTTTGATGAAAACGATCATTAATTCTAAGTAATGATTTATTAATTACCAGCTCTCTATAAGTAACATGATTTTGACCAAAATAACTATGAGAAGCCGGCATCCAAGGATTATAAGATCATGTTGGACAAGAATAAGGCATGTAAAAATAAGGTCCACATGGCATACGCTTAGGTGATTCATGTGAGGAAAACGGCATTGATGAAGTAAGAAAATTATTCTATTGCCGATTTCTATCATGGAACAGACGTTTTAGAGATGATCTTAGTTGTTTGGATTTATTAAGCCAACTAGCATCTTTTGCATCTCTTTGTTTtttgggtcagttggatccatgccactacaacttcttgaaattggatttcatgttgaaatccatgccattgagtggcatgattttcaacatgaaacccaatttcacggagttgtggtggcatgaatctaATTTTCTCTTGTTTTTTAGGTTTAGCCGGAAACTCTCAAATAAGCTTCGGCTTCGCCTTTTGATGCTTGCTATGACCTTTAGCTTGAACGGTTTTCCAAACACCGATCTCAGGTTTCTTTGGCTTAACCACCTTaagttttgatttattttgcaaaacctTAAatgaaccggttagaccggtcgtggaaccggtcagaccggttgtaaTGCAACCAGCatctttgcctttgttttgttACCCCCGAGCGTTGAAGTACTAGATTTAGTCTTTGTGCTCTTGTTAGGGGATTTTAGTTCAACAATTTTGGCTTGGAACGGTCGAATTGTATCTTGACAAGCAACATCAGGCAAATTTTTGCAAGGATAATTAGCCGGTTTTTCAATAGCCGACTTTTGAATAACAGGAATTGGATTTACTTTATCCACTATATCAATTAGTTCAGGTTTACCAAGCAAATACTTGATATAGATATGATCACTATTGGATAAAATACTTGTAGACAATACCTTTCTCAGAACATCGTGGTATGATGGCGATCTTTTGTTCTCCATCCAGCATGAAAAACTCAGGTCGATCTGTACTCGAAGAATCTCCTGACATAGTTCAGAAGTCATCGCCATAGGTATGTCTTCATATTGCACCATATTGCTAGGGCTTGATTTCGGTTATGCAAAACCGAAACACTTTTtttcccagcggagtcgccaaaatatgttgacgccttttacgggccaacacacgatcgcgctaggtcgcgcgacgcgaggaggagctccttgcagcacctcctgcgtggagcggtcagaccggtcagagggaccggtcagactggtcgccgTGCACAACGGCGACGATCCGACGAATGCTCAcctgggagggaccccgtcggggcaagcgcgcgtagggttgccctaggctcggcaggccagctagggcgtcctcaaacgccatggagacgagagaagaacatcatgtcgaggttggaaaagtaggatAATGAGGAAGAAAGGTAAAAACGATAAGGATAAATGTATTTGATTGGTTCAATTGGGTTCTCccttcaatcggccgtgaccctttatatttatagggtggggaagacttaccccgcaaaaaatcctgtttacagatctaaatctattaagaactctaattgtactcggactcctcctagaccagtcagaccggtcggacctaccggtcagaccggttggataTGCCAGACCGTCTACAgacgcctagaccggtcagaccggtctgtttaggttactgccaattttggtcgtcaacaa contains:
- the LOC120707510 gene encoding cytochrome P450 72A15-like, giving the protein MVLGATFAAAVSVPWSLLAGGLLGVVLLWAAGWLLDRLWWQPRRLERALRAQGLRGTSYRFLTGDLKDFYRMNQEAWSRPLPLRCHDIAPRVAPFLCNNIREHGKTSMSWFGPIPKVTIVDPDLAKDVLSNKFGHFEKLNFRALFKLMSDGLANQDGEKWAKHRRILNPGFHLEKLKRMLPAFTACCEELVSRWADSLGSDGSCELDVWPELQNLTGDVISRTAFSSSYLEGRRIFQLQAEQAERLMKSFKKIVIPGYMLLPTENNRKMHRNNKEIKTILRDLIGKRIQAMREGESTKDDLLGLLLESSMRETGGSGQSGMAMTIEDAIEECKLFYFAGMETTSVLLTWTMVVLGMHPEWQDRAREEVVSLFGKNKPDLEGLSRVKTVTMILYEVLRLYPPAIAFTRKTYKEMEIGGIVYPAGVIVELPVLMIHHDPDIWGSDAHEFKPDRFSEGISKASKDPGAFLPFGWGPRICIGQNFALLEAKIALCMILQRFEFELAPSYSHAPHTVVTVHPMHGAQVKLRAI